ACGCCGATTTCCCCTGCCCAACGGATTGATATTATCCCATCAAAATTTGTTTATTGAATCAAAAAGGGCGCTGTTTCGTGCCCTTTTCAAACTCATGTTCCCGCATTTTAATTATTCAGGTCCCATCAAGGATATAGGCGTGTCTTCCCCCAAGGAAGCTCTGCCGTTTTCCTGCTGTATACAAAACGGTCATGAAGCCTGTAGGCCCGATCATGCCAAAATTCAATCTGCAAAGGAATGATGCGAAACCCAGACCAGTAATCCGGCCTTGGGATTTCCCCAATGGCATATTTCGCCGTGAACTTTGCCACTTCCTTCTCCAGAGCAAATCTGCTTTCCAGAGGTCTTGATTGCTTGGAGGCCCAAGCTCCAATTCGGCTCCCACGCGGCCGACTTGCAAAATATGCATCCGCCTCTTCTGGCGTCACTTTTACGACTTCACCTCTTACCCGAACTTGCCGACGTAAGCTTTTCCAATGAAAACAAGAGGCAGCCTTCATATTTTCCTGAAGTTCGCAGCCCTTGGCGCTTTCATAGTTTGTATAAAAGACAAAACCTTT
This genomic window from Pseudovibrio sp. M1P-2-3 contains:
- the pdxH gene encoding pyridoxamine 5'-phosphate oxidase; translation: MDSKSEDHDNIFEHGYDKEVNAPFKLFADWLNEAKTSEINDPNAMSLASVDPDGLPNIRMVLLQSFDEKGFVFYTNYESAKGCELQENMKAASCFHWKSLRRQVRVRGEVVKVTPEEADAYFASRPRGSRIGAWASKQSRPLESRFALEKEVAKFTAKYAIGEIPRPDYWSGFRIIPLQIEFWHDRAYRLHDRFVYSRKTAELPWGKTRLYP